The Oryzias latipes chromosome 16, ASM223467v1 genome includes a region encoding these proteins:
- the LOC101156278 gene encoding syndecan-2-B: MRNLWLLFLVALSMGFFSTKSSVFCQSFSTVDDLYIEGQPSGDLPVDDEDGEDDGSGSGSGDYAFVHLSENEKVFTRVWNFPQTTLSKEMPQPTTGSPNTSPTTETTSQDKVFQTTSRDNSVFLKPAEELMTPDTYSFDPTSPAPRRTPASETSAADTNKVNSNDNSNRNLDNKISAKEIENDVSAEKGQFNNMEVTSENLWERTEVLAAVIACGVVGFLCAVFLLLLLAYRMKKKDEGSYDLGDTKLSATGYHKAPTKEFYA; encoded by the exons ATGAGAAATCTGTGGCTGCTGTTTCTCGTCGCGCTTTCGATGGGATTTTTTAGCACCAAA AGCAGTGTCTTTTGCCAGTCATTTTCCACAGTAGATGACTTGTATATAGAAGGTCAACCATCAGGTGACCTCCCTGTTGATGATGAAGATGGGGAAGACGATGGATCAGGCTCTGGATCAGGAGATTATG CTTTCGTGCACCTCTCAGAGAATGAGAAAGTCTTCACGAGAGTCTGGAACTTCCCACAGACCACACTTTCCAAAGAAATGCCACAGCCAACGACAGGCTCCCCCAACACCTCCCCAACTACAGAAACAACCAGCCAGGACAAAGTATTCCAAACAACAAGCAGGGATAACAGTGTTTTCCTTAAGCCTGCTGAGGAATTGATG ACGCCAGATACATACTCATTTGACCCCACCAGTCCTGCTCCGAGACGCACACCTGCCAGCGAAACGTCTGCTGCTGACACAAATAAAGTCAACAGTAATGACAACAGCAACAGAAATCTGGACAACAAAATCTCAGCCAAGGAAATTGAAAATGACGTTTCAGCCGAAAAGGGTCAATTTAACAACATGGAAGTAACCTCTGAGAACTTGTGGGAGAGGACAGAGGTCCTGGCAG CTGTGATAGCATGTGGTGTGGTTGGATTCCTCTGTGcggtcttcctcctcctcctcctggcttATCGCATGAAGAAGAAAGACGAAGGAAGCTACGACCTGGGAGACACGAAGCTCTCTGCCACTGGCTATCACAAAGCGCCTACCAAAGAGTTCTACGCCTGA
- the mrs2 gene encoding magnesium transporter MRS2 homolog, mitochondrial, with amino-acid sequence MALCMEAVLHRLHSFGCFKSSGMPFDTFKCSKHLFSLLCSSPSRLKGSPALIFRSVHTEICPLKWTGFRSGGRKVSLLSGRFNSLGPNSLWGQAHYASSFLPLRPQSAALAEDNLRGDTAWPVSFVRRRVTDAHHSSVSPTFIVMKFDQDGNVASFEKKKTELCQELGLQARDLRFQHSTCLFARNNCIILRMASLKAILTPQSLMVLDFRGQGLERWLIMELAPQLASLTHTLPFEFRALEAMLQHKVNTLHSRLNDVEPVILDILESLVDPKLLSADRSKLHILLQNSKSLSELETEIKVFKDSLLKILDEDEIIEELCLTKWTDPRVFEESSLGIDHAEEMELLLENFFMQAEELGNKARELKGLIDDSESVIFINLDSHRNIMMRLNLQLTMGSFSLTLFGLIGVAFGMNLTTAFEDDPRAFWLVTGFMFLGSGLIWRRLLSFLGRHLEPSVPPLIPPVWKRNLKPSDMKPGVR; translated from the exons ATGGCACTCTGCATGGAGGCTGTCCTGCACAGGTTACACTCATTTGGTTGCTTTAAATCCTCAGGGATGCCATTTGACACGTTCAAATGTTCAAAGCATCTTTTCAGTCTTCTCTGCTCGTCTCCTTCAAGACTAAAAGGAAGTCCAGCTCTCATTTTCAGGAGTGTTCATACAGAGATCTGCCCGCTGAAGTGGACAGGATTTAGGTCTGGAGGTAGGAAAGTTAGTTTGTTAAGTGGGAGATTTAATAGTTTGGGCCCAAATTCACTGTGGGGTCAAGCCCACTATGCATCAAGTTTTCTGCCCTTGAGACCTCAGTCTGCAGCGTTGGCAGAAGATAACCTGAGAGGAGACACAGCCTGGCCTG TCTCTTTTGTTCGCAGAAGAGTGACAGACGCTCACCACTCTAGTGTCTCTCCAACTTTTATTGTG atgAAGTTTGACCAAGATGGGAATGTTGCATCATTTG aaaagaaaaagacagaactCTGCCAGGAATTGGGTCTTCAGGCAAGAGACCTTCGCTTCCAGCACAGCACCTGCCTTTTTGCCAGAAACAACTGTATTATCCTACGGATGGCG TCTTTGAAAGCCATCCTAACCCCACAGTCCCTGATGGTGTTGGATTTTCGTGGCCAGGGGCTGGAGCGCTGGTTGATCATGGAGCTGGCCCCCCAGCTGGcatcactaacacacacactgccattTGAGTTCAGAGCTCTGGAGGCCATGTTGCAGCACAAG GTCAACACTTTACATAGCCGGCTCAATGATGTGGAACCAGTTATATTGGATATCTTGGAGTCCCTCGTGGATCCTAAACTCCTTTCTGCTGACAGAAGTAAACTGCATATATTGCTGCAAAACAGCAAGAG CTTATCAGAGTTGGAAACTGAAATCAAAGTGTTTAAGGACTCGTTGCTGAAGATCTTGGATGAAGATGAGATCATTGAAGAGCTTTGTCTCACAAAGTGGACAGATCCAAGGGTTTT TGAAGAAAGCAGTCTGGGTATTGACCACGCGGAGGAGATGGAACTTTTGCTGGAGAATTTCTTCATGCAG GCCGAGGAGCTGGGGAATAAAGCCCGAGAGCTGAAAGGACTGATAGACGACTCGGAGAGCGTCATTTTCATCAACCTGGACAG CCATCGGAACATAATGATGCGCCTAAACCTGCAGCTGACCATGGGTTCCTTCTCCTTGACTCTGTTTGGCCTCATCGGCGTGGCCTTTGGAATGAATCTGACCACAGCGTTTGAGGAT GACCCGCGTGCATTTTGGCTGGTGACAGGCTTCATGTTCTTGGGCAGCGGGTTGATATGGAGGCGACTTCTGTCGTTTCTGGGACGCCATCTGGAGCCTTCGGTTCCCCCTCTG ATTCCTCCAGTTTGGAAGAGAAATTTGAAACCTTCAGACATGAAACCTGGAGTCAGATGA